One region of Phragmites australis chromosome 18, lpPhrAust1.1, whole genome shotgun sequence genomic DNA includes:
- the LOC133898631 gene encoding uncharacterized protein LOC133898631, giving the protein MDRREAWKQTVRELCFGNDSSDEEDNLFLATVSALHESEASQRGPWGGSVPGRRRIQRNRLEGHHRLFNDYFADHPVYPDYIFHRRFRMKRDMYLKIVQAVADHDPWFQQRRNAAGELGLSVLQKVTAAFRMLAYDALADSLDECLRLGEATIIESMRRFVRAVVGVFGDEYLRAPNEEDTARLIAINERRGFPGMLGSIDCMHWRWKNCPTAWSGSFTGHVNSPTIILEAVASQDLWIWHAFFGMPGSLNDINVLHRSHLLDNLAAGVAPQVQYSINGHAYTMGYYLVDGIYAEWATFVKPIPCPVGRKRQHFVIQQAALQKDVERAFGVLQSRFPIVRGATRIWDEETLHNIMTACIIMHNMIIEDKRLDGDVEHVYDDAGDPVEPSHTPTPTLEAFAQRYGMITSRQGHHQFRDDLVEHLWQFHRVE; this is encoded by the exons ATGGATCGTCGCGAAGCCTGGAAGCAGACCGTGAGGGAGTTGTGTTTCGGCAATGACTCTTCCGATGAGGAAGATAATTTGTTCCTTGCCACTGTGAGCGCCTTGCATGAGTCGGAGGCATCACAGCGGGGACCTTGGGGTGGTTCAGTGCCGGGCCGTCGGCGTATCCAGCGGAATCGCCTGGAGGGCCATCATAGGTTGTTTAATGACTACTTCGCCGATCACCCGGTGTACCCAGATTACATCTTCCATCGCAG GTTTAGGATGAAACGTGACATGTACCTCAAGATTGTGCAGGCAGTTGCGGACCATGACCCGTGGTTCCAACAGAGGAGGAATGCTGCAGGAGAGCTCGGCCTGTCGGTGTTGCAAAAAGTCACTGCGGCGTTTCGTATGCTCGCGTACGATGCTCTTGCCGATTCTCTCGATGAGTGCCTCCGGCTAGGGGAGGCCACTATCATTGAGAGTATGAGGCGGTTTGTGCGAGCCGTCGTCGGGGTATTCGGCGACGAGTACCTTCGTGCTCCGAACGAGGAGGACACCGCGCGCTTGATTGCTATAAACGAGCGAAgagggttccccgggatgctCGGAAGCATCGACTGtatgcattggaggtggaagaactgtccgACAGCGTGGTCTGGTTCCTTCACCGGCCATGTGAACTCTCCGACGATCATTCTAGAGGCGGTGGCGTCACAGGACCtgtggatttggcatgctttcTTCGGCATGCCAGGTTCGCTAAACGACATCAACGTTCTACACCGCTCGCATCTCCTCGACAATCTTGCCGCTGGCGTGGCCCCCCAGGTACAATACTCCATTAACGGACATGCCTACACCATGGGGTACTACCTTGTAGACGGTATCTATGCGGAATGGGCCACCTTCGTGAAGCCTATTCCTTGTCCAGTTGGGAGGAAGCGGCAGCACTTCGTCATTCAGCAAGCGGCGTTACAGAAGGATGTCGAACGGGCCTTCGGGGTCCTACAGTCTCGGTTTCCCATAGTCCGGggggctacaaggatatgggaTGAGGAAACACTTCACAACATCATGACCGCCTGCattatcatgcacaacatgataatcgaaGATAAGAGACTGGATGGGGACGTCGAACATGTGTACGACGATGCTGGTGATCCTGTGGAGCCATCACACACCCCAACCCCCACACTAGAAGCATTTGCCCAAAGGTATGGGATGATAACTAGCAGGCAGGGGCATCACCAATTCCGTGACGATCTTGTCGAGCATCTGTGGCAGTTCCACAGAGTGGAGTAG